The nucleotide sequence AGTTTGTACTTTTAAAATGATAGAATATCTGTAACATTTCATTGTGTGCAGCCACAGAAACAGGACTTAATATTTATGGCAAAAAAAAATAATAAAAAAGTTGTAAAATTCCACAGAACGTCTCATTTTAATATAGGCGTTGTTGTTTTTCTTATTATATTTGTATATATGGTTTACAATATTTTCCAGTATTTTACTGCAGGACAGGTGGCAGTTTATGAGGTAACTCAGGGAACCATTACCCAGAATCACACGTATACCGGCGTCATTCTGCGGGAAGAAAAAGTGTTTCAGGCGGAAAATTCCGGTTATATCAATTATTATAACAGAGATGCTGCGAAAGTCAGTGTAAATTCCTATGTGTATTCTGTGGATGAAACCGGAGATTTCTACAAAGAGATTACCAGTCAGAACGACGGACAGCTTTTTGCTGAAAAAGGCTCCTACGACGAACTGGAAAAAACAGCGTCCAACTATGTGCTGGATTATTCCAATGAAGATTTTTATAAGGTATATACCTTTCAGTATGATATGGAAGCAGAACTGATGGAAGCCATCAGTGCCAATGCGTTATCCAGTCTGGATCATTACCAGGAAGGGGCCTTGGGATTCCACATCCATCAGGCTGCGGAGCCCGGAATTGTGGTATACAATACGGATGGTCTGGAACATGTGACAACGGAAAATTTCACGAAAGATATTTTTGATGCTTCTGCCCATCAGAAAGAAAATCTGATTTCCAGAGAGCAGGTAACTGCCGGAGAGCCAGCTTATAAGATGATTACCAGCGAAATCTGGAACCTGGTGGTTCCGATAGAGAAGGAACTGGCCGATGATCTGGCAAAGGAGTCCAATATACAGGTGGAGTTTAAGAAGGACAATTCCACTGCCTGGGGGGCTTCCCGGATTTTAAATCAGGGCGATGACTGGTATCTGATACTGACCTTCCAGAATTCTGCCATTCGCTTTGCTGCGGACCGCTATCTGGATGTGAAGCTGCTGCTGTCAGATACCAATGGACTGAAAATACCAAACACAGCTCTGACGAAAAAAGATTTCTTTCTCATTCCCAAAGATTTTCTCACCAAAGGCGGAGATGACGGGAACAGCGGCGTTACGCGTCAGTATCAGGATGATAATGGCAAGATCATTATGGAATTTACAGAAGTTGCGATTGCAGAAGAAACAGAAAACAGATACTATATTGCAGCTTCCGCCCTGGAAAAGGGGGATATTCTGATAAAATCAGATTCCAGTGAGAAATTTACCCTGTCAGAAACAGAGTCTCTGCCAGGAGTCTTTAATATTAACAGAGGTTATGCGGTATTTCGTAAAGTGGAAATCCTGTTTCAGAATCAGGAATATACCATTGTAGATACAGGAACCAGTTATGGAATTTCCCTTTACGATCACATAGCGCTGGAAGCCTCAGCCATCAGAGAAAATGAGATTATACGGTAAGCTGCCGCAGGAGGATATATGGTATGGTAAAAGAGAATTTATTACAGGTACAGGAAAATATCAGAAAAGCATGTGAGAAGTCCGGCAGAAGTCCGGAGGAAGTTACCCTGATTGCAGTCAGCAAGACAAAGCCTGTTCCCATGCTGGAGGAAGCCTATGAAGCCGGAAGCCGGGAATTCGGAGAAAATAAAGTGCAGGAGATTATGGACAAATATCCGGTTCTGCCTTCTGACATTCACTGGCATATGATTGGACACCTCCAGAGAAACAAGGTAAAATATATTGTGGACAAGGTATGTCTGATTCATTCTGTGGATTCCCTGCGTCTGGCAGAGGAAATCAGCGCACAGGCAGAAAAGAAGCAGGTGGAAGTGGATATTCTGGTGGAAGTTAATATTGCCCAGGAGGAAAGCAAGTTTGGAATTTCCAGAGAAGAAGCCTTCCGGCTTGTGGAAGAAATTGCCAGACTTCCTCATATCCACATCAAAGGCCTTATGACAATTGCTCCCTTTGTGGAGAATCCGGAAGACAATCGGGAATATTTTCATCAAATCCGGCAATTATCTGTTGACATAATGCGGAAAAACATTGATAATGTAAGTATGTCTGTGCTTTCTATGGGCATGACAGGTGACTACATGGTAGCCATAGAAGAAGGGGCCACCATGGTTCGTGTTGGAACAGGTATTTTTGGCGAGCGGAATTATCCGAAAACCTGTGAAACTGATTAAAGGGAGACTATTATGGGAATGCTGGATAAATTTTTAGATGTTATGAGATTGAATTCAGACGACGATGATTTTTACGATGACGATTACTATGATGACGATTATGAAGAAGAAAAGCCTAAACGGAAGAGCTTTCTGAAGGAAAAAGATACGGAAGATGAGGAAGATGATTTTGAAGAAAAACGTCCGCGTCCGGTAAAAACGCCGAAGGTAACGCCTATGCGCCCTTCCAAAAGGCAGGCAAACGGCATGGAAGTATGCGTCATCAAGCCCACCACAGTAGAAGATGCACGGGAAATTACAGAGACCTTGCTGCTGAACAGAACCGTTGTATTGAATGTGGAAGGGCTGGATGTGGATATTGCCCAGCGTATTATTGATTTCACTTCCGGTTCCTGTTTTGCCATCAGCGGAAATCTCCAGAAAATTTCCAATTACATATTTATCATTACGCCGCCCAATGTGGATATTTCCGGTGATTTTGCCAATATTATGGATGCCTTTGACGTACCTGCCATCCAGAGGGATTTTTAGAAAATGGCAGAGATGACAAGGGACGAAAAATTACTGGCGAAACGTTTTATTGATTTATCCAGACAGGCACAGCAGAAAAACATCGTTGTATTCAGTGAATTTTTAAACTTAAACGAATTGAATATTTTCCGCCGCCAGGGTCCTGAACTCTGCTGCGACTTTGCATTGTCCGGCGGATATGAATTAAGTGAGCGTCAGATGATTGCATTTATACCTGATGCTCTTTGTTATACCTGGAATTTTCCCATATCCTGTTTGAAAATCACACCAGTAAATAAAAAATTTGCTGAAGAATTAAGTCATCGGGATGTACTTGGAAGTCTGATGAATCTTGGACTTGAGCGTTCCAGACTGGGGGACATTCTGGTGGATGAGCAGGAGATTTACGTGTTCTGCCATGAAAAGAATGCAGCGTATATTATGGAAGAACTTACCCGGATACGCCATACCACGGTCTGTACGGAACGGACGGAACCTGGGGAAATTTCTCCGGAGCCGAAAAAAGAAGCCGGAGAGGGAATCATAACTTCCAATCGTCTGGACAGCGTAATTGCCTGTCTCTGCAGAATATCCCGTTCTCAGGCAAGCCAGTGGATTCGCAGCGGCCGGGTGTTTATCAATAACAGGGAAATCCTTCAGATTACTTATGAATGCAGGGAACAGGATTTGATTTCCGTGCGTTCTATGGGGAGATTCCGATTTCTGGGCTGCCGGGGAGAGACACGGAAAGGACGCATGAAAATACAGTATGAAAAATATATTTAGATTGAGGAATGATTATGGGAAAAACAATAACAGTCTCTTATGAAGGAAAACCATGTTACAATATTGAAATTCAGCCGGATTTCCGTCTGCTTCCGGAACAGTTAAAAGGACTTGGATACGGCAGGAACCGGGCATGTATTATTACCGAATCCAATGTGGCAGGCTGGTACCTGGAGGAAGTGAAATCACTTCTGGAGCCGGTTTTTTCCTGCTGTACTTCCTTTGTATTTGAAGCGGGAGAGGCCAGTAAAAACACAGATACGGTAGGAGCGATTTATCACCATCTGATTCAGAATGCCTTTGACCGGAAAGACGTTTTAATTGCCCTGGGCGGGGGAGTGGTGGGGGATATGGCCGGATTTGCGGCAGCCACTTATCTGCGAGGTATTGATTTTGTGCAGGTTCCCACTTCTCTGCTGGCCCAGACGGACAGCAGCATTGGCGGAAAAACGGGCGTGGATTTTCAGCAGTATAAAAATATGGTAGGGGCTTTTTACATGCCCCGGCTGGTCTATATGAACATCTCCACTCTGAAAACACTGCCCGAACGTCAGTTTATTGCCGGAATGGCTGAAATAATCAAACACGGATTTATCAAAGACAGCAATTATACGGAGTTTATCCGCAGCCGCAGCCAGGAAATCCGAATGCAGGATTATCCTGTTATGGAGGAAATGATTTACAGGAGCTGCCGGATTAAAGGGGATGTGGTGGAGCGGGATCCAAAAGAACAGGGAGAACGCGCACTTTTAAATTTCGGTCACACCATTGGCCATGCCATCGAAAAATTGTCTGACTTTTCCTTATGCCATGGAGAATGCGTGGCCCTTGGCATGGTAAGCGCCGGTTATATTTCCTGTCGGAAAGGCACAGTTTCACCGGGGCAGTTTGAGGAATTAAAAGCCATTCTGCAAAATTACGGACTTCCCGTATCCCTTTCCGATTTTTCTCACAGTCCGGAAGAGATTCTTGCAGCCACAAAACTGGATAAAAAAATGGAATCCGGAAAAATAAAATTTATTCTGCTGAAAACACTGGGAGAATCTTATATTACAAAGGATTTGACGGATTCTGAGATTTTAGAAGGGATAAGATATATTTTATGAATGCGAAAAAGCGAAAAAGCTGTATCCTCTATGCAGTCAGCACTGTGTTGCTGCTGATGCTGGACCAGGTAACCAAATATCTGGCGGTCATCCATTTAAAGGACGGCAGTTCCTTTGTCCTGATTCCGGACGTATTTCAGCTTCACTACCTGGAGAACCGGGGTGCGGCATTTGGCCTGATGCAGGGTCAGAAGCCGTGGTTTGTAATCAGTACGCTGCTTATGCTTATGCTGATGGTTCTGGTATATTTCCGGATTCCCATGGATAAAAAGTATCGCTGGCTCCGGTTTATTCTGGTTCTTCTGACAGCGGGGGCTCTGGGAAACCTGGTGGATCGGCTGCGTCTGAATTATGTGATAGATTTCTTTTATTTTGAGCTGATAAACTTTCCTATTTTCAATGTGGCTGACATTTATGTTACGGTGGGAATGGGACTTTTGCTGATACTGGTTCTTTTCTATTATAAAGAAGAAGAACTGGAAATGCTCTGGCCTTTCCGCAGGAAGAAAGATAAGTCAGAAGAAGGGCAGCAGTAACAGGAGGCAAAATAATGGAGGATTTTTTTCCTGAAAACGCGGAGAAATTTGAGGTGAATCCGGAACAGACCGGAGAACGTCTGGATAAATTTCTGTCCGAAGTCTGCAAAGATTCCTCACGCTCTTTTCTTCAGAAACTGATAAAAGAAGGTCAGGTGCTTGTAAACAGGGAACCCCAGAAAGCCAGTTACCGGGTAACGGAGCAGGATGTGGTTCACCTTACCATTCCTCCGGCCCAGGAACCGGAACTTCTTCCGGAGCCCATTCCCCTGGACGTCCTCTATGAGGATGATGACCTTCTGGTGGTAAATAAACCAAAAGGGATGGTAGTACATCCTTCAGCAGGCCATGATTCCGGCACTCTGGTGAACGCAGTGATGTATCACTGCAGAGACAGCCTTTCTGGTATCAATGGCCATATCCGGCCCGGTATTGTACATCGGATTGATATGGATACCACTGGAGCTCTGATTGTCTGTAAAAATGACAATGCCCATATCAGAATTGCAGAACAGATTAAGGAGCATTCCGTGACAAGGCGTTACCTTGGAATTGTGAAGGGGATTGTGAAACAGGATACAGGAACCATTGAAACTACGGTTGGACGCCATCCGATTGAGCGTAAAAAGATGGCAGTGAACGTGGTGAATGGCAGGAGAGCAGTGACTCATTACAGAGTTCTCCAGCGGTTTTCCAGACACACGTATATGGAATTTGAACTGGAAACAGGGCGTACCCATCAGATTCGTGTCCATATGGCCAGCATGGGCCATCCCCTTCTGGGAGACAGTCTCTATGGAAATGGGAAGAATCCCTGGCATCTGCAGGGGCAGACATTACATGCGGCAGTCACAGGATTTATTCACCCCACTACCGGGGCATATCTTGAAATAGCAGCTCCGCTGCCGGAATATTTCAGGCAGCTCCTTCAGAAGAACCAGCTCTGAAACCGTATATACATTTTGCCGGGATTGTGATATAATATGCCTTGAAGAGGGACCCATCGTTTGCCTTGAGGAGGGACCCATCGTTTGCCTTGAGGAGGGACCCATCGGAGATGGGAGGAGACCTGAAGGCAGATGGGAGGAGACCTGAAGGCAGATGGGAGGAGACCTGAAGGCTGAACAGGAAGGAATCCTGAAGGCTTCGAAAAAATGACATATTGGACTGATGACAGAACAAATGGAAAGGTGGTATATGTATGGAACAATTTGTAATTACAATTGGACGGGAGTTTGGCAGCGGCGGTCTGGATGTGGGACGGATGCTCTCGGATAAATTAAATGTAAAATGCTATGACAAGGAATTACTTTCCATGGCTGCAAAAGAAAGCGGATTATGTCAGGAAATTTTTGAAAATCACGATGAAAAGCCCACCAGCAGTTTCCTCTATTCACTGGTTATGGATACTTATTCTGTCAGCGGGTACACATCTGCGCCTTTTCTGGATATGCCCCTGAATCATAAAGTTTTTCTGGCGCAGTTTGATGCGATTAAGAATCTTGCCAGAAAGGAGTCCTGCATTATTGTAGGCCGCTGTGCAGATTATGCACTGGCAGAACATCCCAATTGTATCAATGTCTTTATCCATGCGGATATGGAATTCCGTATTGACCATATTATGAAGACTTTCGACCTTTCAAGAGAAAAGGCTACGGACATGATACATAAAACAGATAAGAAACGCGCAAGCTATTATAACTATTATTCCAGCAAAAAATGGGGAGATTCCAGAAGCTATCATCTGACTCTGGACAGCAGCCAGCTTGGACTTCAGGGCTGCGGAGAGATGATTCTGAACTATATGGATATACGGAAAAAATATAAAATTCAATCATCTTCCTGAAAGATACTTCCGGAGAATTTCCCTGCAAGTTTGCGGCGTTCATCGTCAATGGCCGCGTAGTGCTGGCGTGTGGTTTCAACACTTTTATGGCCCAGTGCATCGGCTACCAGATAAATGTCGCCTGTTTCTTTATAAAGATTCGTCCCATAGGTGCTGCGCAGCTTGTGGGGCGTAATTTTTTTGCTGATTTTAGCTGCGTCCGTATATTTCTTTACCAGTTTTTCTACGGCACGGGTAGTCAGCCTGCTGTATTTCAGGGAGAGAAACAGTGCGTTTTCATGTTCCGGCAATGCTTTTTCCGCCAGAATGGGGCGTTCCAGCTCCAGATAATCCAACAATGCATTGCTTACTTCTTCGCCGAAGTAAACCATGGATTCATTCCCTCCTTTTCGTACCACCCGCATACCATAATGTTTAAAACTTACATCATTGACGTCCAGTCCCACACATTCCGATACACGAATACCTGTTCCGAGCAGCAGAGTCAGAATAGCAATATCCCGGTATTTTGTTTTCTGATGGGAGGCGAGCTGCCTGGCAGTAAGAGAACTTCCGTGTTCCACTGCGGAAATCAGTTCCGCAACTTCGTCTTTATCGAGACGGATAATATTTTCTTTATGCTTTTTCGGTGTTTCTATCATGGAAGGTGCGTTTGTCTTAATAAATTCCTTTTTAAAATAATAGTTATACATGGTACGGATAGCGGAGAGCTTACGGGATTTTCCTTTTTCTCCGTTGGTAACAGCCTGCCCGTCTCTTTTTTCATAATAAGACAGGTATGCCAGGTATTCCTCAATATCCACCGGGGTCATTTCATCCAGTACGGATATGGGGATATCGTGCATGGGCATTCTGGCATATACGGGATTATTTTCCTGTATAAATTCAAAAAAAATACGAATATCATATCCATAGGATAATCTGGTTCTGGATGCTGTATTTCTGGTATCCAGATATCGGAAAAAATCTCCGCAGAATTTTGGAAGTTCTTTTAATAATCCCTGAAGTTTGCGCTTATTTTCCAGATTAATTTTTTCCACGTAATCCATGAAAAATCCTTTCTTTTATATTATTAACAGTTTACAGAATTCGGTCCCGGCAAATGTTCTATCTGTAAAAAATCAGGAGCCGCTGCAAACAGGGAACGATGTATTGGTTGTCTGAAATGTTCCATATATCAGTTCGTAAAATCAACATTTCGCGAACTGATATATCAGGAAGCGCTGTGTACTATTTCTTCTGAATCCAGCAGAATGGTAAAGGGTCCGTCGTTCAATAAAGAAATTTTCATGTCAGCTCCGAAAACTCCGGTTTCCACTACCGAAATCTGTTTTCTGCATTCAGATATAATGTATTCATATAATTCTCTGGCCAGTTCCGGATGACCGGCTTTGGTAAAGGAAGGCCGATTGCCTTTTTTGCAGTCAGCATATAATGTAAATTGCGAAATCAGCAATAATTCACCGGATATATCCTGAAGAGACAGATTTGTCTTTCCCTGTTCATCGCTGAAAATCCGCATACCAGTCAGTTTCCGAATCATCTTATCTGCAATTTCACGGGTATCCTGATGGCTGATTCCGATAAATACCAGAAATCCGTTTCCAATTTTCCCGATGGTTTCCTGTTCAACTGTTACCTGAGCTTCTGTGACGCGTTGAATGATAAATCGCATATTAATTGCCTCCATTACAGCTTTGTGTACGCTATTCACTATTATAGCTCTGTGAAAAGGAAAATACAAGAAATAGTTACGGGATATAATATGGTACAAGCAGAAATTTTCCCGCATGAATCTCATCGCTGCCAAGGCCGTTTAGAGATTTAATATCTCTTACATATTCCTGAATACTGTCATAGTCATCTGTCATATATTCCGAGGCAATGCTCCAGAGACTGTCGCCGGACTTTATTTCAATGCTTGTGTAGGACTTGAAGCCTGTGTCTGTTTCTGCTGCTTTCGGGCTTTTTCCCTGGAACAGAAGAATTCCTGCAAAAATACAGCAGACAAGAGAAATTCCTGCAGTAAGAAGAATCTTCTTATTTCTGTGCTGCCGGATTTTTATATACTGAAAAACCCTTTCTGATAAGGCCATACCTGTTCTGCTGTATTTCATAATTTCTTCCCTCCAATCCGAACACATATTCCGAACATTTGTTTATACAGATTATAAATGAAGAACATATATTTGTCAAGAAAATTCAAGAACAGATTTTCGGAATATGTGTTTGCATTTCGGAGAAATCTGTGTTAAGATAAAAACAGTTAAAGTTTGGGAGGTACGATTATGGCATATGGAAAAATAAGTGAAAAACAGAAGGAAATTCTGGAATACATTAAGAGCGAAATTCTGAACAGGGGCTATCCCCCTGCAGTGCGTGACATTTGCGAAGCTGTTCATCTGAAGTCCACGTCTTCTGTTCATTCTCATCTGGAAACACTGGAGAAGAATGGTTATATCCGGAGAGATCCCACCAAGCCAAGAGCAATTGAAATTATAGACGACACCTTTAATCTGGTGCGGCGTGAAGTGGTAAATGTTCCCCTTCTGGGACGTGTTGCTGCCGGACAGCCGCTGCTGGCGGTGGAGAATATTGAAGCCTATTTTCCCGTACCTTCGGAATATATGCCCAATGAAGAGAGTTTTATGCTGCGTGTAAAGGGAGAAAGCATGATAAATGCAGGAATTTTTGACGGGGATAATATTCTGGTGCGGCGTCAGTCCACTGCCTCCAATGGCGATATGGTAGTTGCACTGGTGGATGATTCTGCCACAGTGAAGACATTTTATAAAGAAGATGGCTATTACCGCCTTCAGCCGGAGAACGACTCCATGGAGCCTATTATTGTAGAAGAATGTTCTATCCTTGGGAAAGTGTTTGGGGTATTTCGTTTTTTTGAATAGTAGTGACATCTTCCATTCGCACGAGTGTGTATAATGGTTTTATCTTATAAGAAGATACTTTCACGCTTTAGTGTGACACGGTATTTCCTATAAGATAAAAAAGCGGACAGGTCCGCTTCAACTCCCTGAATCCCTCATTCTTGAGGGACCTGGGCGCTTTGTCGCGCACGAGCGGATTGCCTGGCAATAAATTTCCTCTCCGCGAGCTGCGCATCCTGCCCGGAAGGCTTTTCTCTTATAGGAAATCTATATACTTTAGCATTTCACAGTGACACGGTATTTCCTATAAGATAAAAAAGCCGCTGTAAAATGCTGCTGTATACGGATTATGGTATCCGGGTTTTTCCATATCTTGTATATAAACTGCATTTTACAACGACCCCTGAATCTGTTGTTTTATAAATCTTCCACTGCTATTTTTTTACCGTCTGTCCAGATTCGTTCCAGATCATAAAACAGACGGTCTTCTTTGGAAAATATGTGGACAATAATATCGCGGTAATCCATGAGAACCCAGCTTGAGCTGCGGTTGCCTTCAATCTGTTTCGGCGTATGTCCGGCTTTGCCCAGTTCTTCTTCTACTGCATCCACCATTGCCTGAATCTGGTTGACATTTCCTCCGGTTGCGATTACAAAGTAATCAGCCAGCGGAGAAATTTCACTGATATCAATTACACGTACTTCTTCTGCCTTTTTTTCACTTAATGCATGGCAGGCAGCTCTTGCCATTTCACGGGAAATATCCATTATATGTCCTCCTGTTTTGCCTGATTTTTAAAATACTGGTAAGATTCCATGGTCATGGGATCAAGTTCACCGCCTTTTCTCTTCAGATAATCCAGTGTATCTGAAAGGATTTTCAGCATGGTACGGTCCAGATCTTCAAAGGCCATCTTCCGTACCTCTTCCAGGTCAGGTGCTTTATCCCGGTTCGGTTCAATATAATCTGCAATATAGATAATTTTATCCAGCGTGTTCATATTCGGTGCTCCTGTCGTATGCACCTGAATGGCATGAAGAATGTCCTCATCGTCTGTTTCATAATATTTCTGTGCGAAAAATGCTCCCAGTTTTGCATGAAGCAGAAAGGGGCTTCGTTCCTCTGAAGGGGAAATGGGAATATCATATTTTTTGCACAGTTTAAATTTATCCCGGCTGGAAACGCATTTCGCACAGTCATGCAACAGCCCTGCATACATGGCCTGTTCCAGATTTGCATGGTGTGCCATTGCCAGTGCCGCGGCCGTGTACATGACACCAAGGGTGTGGGTATATCGTTCCTTATCCAGTTCCTTTTTCAGTTTCTTCTCTATCTCCGTTCGTTTCAATCTCTGCTTCCTCCCCTTCATATAAATGATGTTCTCTGATATAAGATTCTACTGTTCCGGGAACAAGATACCGTATGGTCCGTCCATACCGCAGCCTGTTACGAATATCCTGAGAAGATACTTCCAGACTGGGGGTATCCAGCGGAAAAAATCTGTCCTGGTATTTTTCATTCAGGTAAGCAATCTGCTGGAAAAATCGTTCTTCCTGTCTGTGTTTGCGGCAGGCAGCCAGAATACGGCAGCTTTTCAGAATTTCTTCCGGTTTCCGCCAAAGTTCAAAATCAAAGAGTGAATCTGCGCCCAGAATAAAAAACAATTCTGCATTTGTATAATTTTCTTTTAATTTCTGCATGGTAATATAAGTGTAACTGGTTTTCCGGGACTCCACTTCCATCTTATTCAGGGAAAATACGGGGTTGTCGGCAATGGCCAGAGCAACCATACGACAGCGGTGGATGGAATCGGTCACATACTGCTCCTGCTTGTGGGGAGAATGACCTGTGGGCAGAAATAATACTTTGTCAAGCCGGAACTGTTCTCTGGCATTTTCTGCAATCATCAGGTGCCCGTAATGAATGGGATCAAAGGTTCCTCCCATAATCCCTATTCTTTGTACTTTGTTTTTTTTCATATTGCACCCC is from Lachnospiraceae bacterium JLR.KK002 and encodes:
- the yqeK gene encoding bis(5'-nucleosyl)-tetraphosphatase (symmetrical) YqeK, with amino-acid sequence MKRTEIEKKLKKELDKERYTHTLGVMYTAAALAMAHHANLEQAMYAGLLHDCAKCVSSRDKFKLCKKYDIPISPSEERSPFLLHAKLGAFFAQKYYETDDEDILHAIQVHTTGAPNMNTLDKIIYIADYIEPNRDKAPDLEEVRKMAFEDLDRTMLKILSDTLDYLKRKGGELDPMTMESYQYFKNQAKQEDI
- the nadD gene encoding nicotinate-nucleotide adenylyltransferase; its protein translation is MKKNKVQRIGIMGGTFDPIHYGHLMIAENAREQFRLDKVLFLPTGHSPHKQEQYVTDSIHRCRMVALAIADNPVFSLNKMEVESRKTSYTYITMQKLKENYTNAELFFILGADSLFDFELWRKPEEILKSCRILAACRKHRQEERFFQQIAYLNEKYQDRFFPLDTPSLEVSSQDIRNRLRYGRTIRYLVPGTVESYIREHHLYEGEEAEIETNGDREETEKGTG